In Fibrobacter sp. UWR2, the following are encoded in one genomic region:
- a CDS encoding A24 family peptidase — protein sequence MEEIPLWYWLIVFFGFGACVGSFYNVIVYRMPRGISLINPPSHCPLCKKHIPIRYNLPIVGWLWLRGKSACCKQPISIIYPIGEALCGLLGVLALFSAVAVNAGSVSAGLLSAPVMEPAVWASAFAMFWLLLGAYPVCAVDCKYKLIPDSISVGGIVAGLLISIIPGGVTPFQSLLGAVVAGGGLYLVGWTATKLLKKDAMGFGDVKLLAGYGALMGVTGAVETLIVAALLGILVMVPYGKLRKSDDGSGQIPFGPFLAVAAPFMYLWGEQLFDLYVKFVFGE from the coding sequence ATGGAAGAAATTCCCCTGTGGTACTGGCTTATCGTGTTTTTTGGGTTCGGCGCGTGCGTCGGGAGTTTCTACAACGTGATCGTGTACCGCATGCCCCGCGGGATTTCTCTCATAAACCCGCCCAGCCACTGCCCGCTGTGCAAGAAGCATATCCCTATCCGGTACAACCTGCCTATCGTGGGTTGGCTGTGGCTCCGCGGGAAGAGCGCCTGCTGCAAGCAACCCATTAGCATAATCTACCCGATAGGGGAGGCTCTGTGCGGGCTCCTGGGTGTGCTCGCGCTGTTTTCTGCCGTGGCGGTGAACGCGGGCTCGGTTTCGGCGGGGCTGCTTAGCGCGCCGGTGATGGAACCTGCCGTATGGGCATCCGCGTTCGCCATGTTCTGGCTTTTGCTCGGGGCGTATCCGGTATGCGCTGTCGACTGTAAGTACAAGCTGATTCCCGACTCCATCTCGGTGGGCGGGATTGTCGCGGGGCTTCTGATTTCGATTATTCCCGGCGGTGTCACTCCGTTCCAGAGCCTGCTCGGGGCGGTGGTCGCTGGTGGCGGCCTCTACCTGGTGGGCTGGACCGCGACAAAGCTCCTGAAGAAAGATGCCATGGGGTTCGGCGACGTGAAACTCCTCGCGGGTTACGGAGCGCTGATGGGAGTGACGGGTGCCGTCGAGACGCTGATTGTTGCTGCCTTGCTGGGGATTCTCGTGATGGTCCCCTACGGCAAGTTGCGCAAGAGTGATGACGGCTCGGGGCAGATTCCCTTCGGGCCGTTCCTTGCGGTGGCAGCCCCGTTCATGTACCTGTGGGGCGAGCAACTGTTTGATTTGTACGTAAAATTTGTATTCGGGGAATAA
- a CDS encoding pectinesterase family protein, with protein MLNNWTYKFLLATLALAASASAVDKKKIDFVLGVDGDFKAAISKAGSSGASASNRFVIFVPDGEYDITKLTGDSHGKSTVSASYLSIIGQSLEKSIIANTTDTEGIGLTATIYFPKNNEMYMQDITLKNKSTYSTSNAARQVALQQNEGDKYIYKNVRLLSGQDTYYTKKGRTYWEGGEINGTVDFICGGGDVFFEGTKLVMTRNGGYITASQNPGDWGYVFNNATITVSNSSFNGTFYLGRSWGHAKTVFLNTKMVAQPKGEGWGPDMNSAPVVFGEYNSKDGNGNAVNTSQRKTYFDGGKDGSTATTLKTVWNASDAAKYTLQNVLKGSDNWDPTKLTAQVNAPKIAQEGAEITWADDNNARCWVIFVNGKYKANVITPSFSLEGVATGSKITVRAANSMGGLGSSSNEVTTLDATATYYKVTLNTPIGGTIETSFSGNKVMEGKDAVFTAKPLSGWKFAGWSGASAAGINADKSPATIKATGDIELAASFVGDGSNKFQAEEGVIENAISESTNAGFAGAGYVNFGTGTSSVKVPVYADAAGEYKLTLTYANGSNAARSLSIKGEAGAAQEVEFATTANWTTYVTKDVSITLPLGASTITFATVGGNDGPNLDQLELTAVNVTKPDTSDTTTAIGQLAEPRLDYTGSTHVRLFSTTGKLLRESTGEAISTAGLPRGIYIMQVRDGSRNMQKTIRVK; from the coding sequence ATGCTAAATAACTGGACCTACAAATTTCTTTTGGCGACGCTTGCACTTGCGGCAAGCGCATCCGCAGTCGACAAGAAGAAAATCGACTTCGTGCTCGGAGTCGACGGCGACTTCAAGGCCGCTATTTCGAAGGCCGGCAGCTCGGGAGCATCGGCAAGCAACCGCTTCGTCATCTTCGTGCCCGACGGTGAATACGACATCACCAAGCTTACGGGTGACAGCCACGGCAAATCGACCGTGAGCGCATCGTACCTCTCAATTATCGGGCAGAGTCTTGAAAAGTCGATTATCGCAAACACGACCGACACCGAAGGCATCGGCCTCACGGCGACAATATACTTCCCGAAAAACAACGAGATGTACATGCAGGATATTACGCTCAAGAACAAGAGCACCTACAGTACATCCAATGCGGCGCGCCAAGTGGCCCTGCAGCAGAACGAAGGTGACAAGTATATCTACAAGAACGTGCGCCTGCTGAGCGGGCAAGACACTTACTACACCAAGAAGGGCCGCACCTACTGGGAAGGCGGCGAAATCAACGGCACGGTAGACTTCATCTGCGGTGGCGGCGACGTGTTTTTTGAAGGCACCAAGCTCGTGATGACGCGCAACGGCGGCTACATTACCGCATCGCAGAATCCGGGAGACTGGGGCTACGTCTTCAACAATGCGACCATCACGGTGAGCAACAGCAGTTTCAACGGCACGTTCTACCTAGGGCGTTCCTGGGGCCACGCGAAGACAGTCTTCTTGAACACCAAGATGGTGGCTCAGCCCAAGGGCGAAGGCTGGGGCCCCGACATGAATTCCGCACCGGTTGTCTTTGGCGAATACAACAGCAAGGACGGCAACGGTAACGCGGTGAACACGAGCCAGCGCAAAACGTACTTTGACGGCGGCAAGGATGGTTCTACCGCGACTACGCTCAAGACGGTATGGAACGCAAGCGATGCCGCAAAGTACACGCTCCAGAACGTACTCAAGGGCAGTGACAACTGGGACCCGACCAAGTTGACCGCACAGGTGAACGCTCCGAAAATCGCGCAGGAAGGCGCCGAAATTACCTGGGCCGACGACAACAACGCCCGCTGCTGGGTGATATTCGTGAACGGCAAGTACAAGGCGAACGTGATTACACCGAGTTTCTCGCTCGAAGGCGTTGCGACCGGCTCCAAGATTACAGTGCGTGCCGCAAATAGCATGGGCGGTCTCGGGAGCAGTTCCAACGAAGTAACGACCCTGGATGCCACGGCCACCTATTACAAGGTAACGCTCAACACACCTATCGGCGGTACCATCGAGACATCGTTCAGCGGCAACAAGGTCATGGAAGGCAAGGACGCCGTGTTTACCGCAAAGCCACTCAGCGGCTGGAAATTCGCAGGCTGGAGCGGAGCAAGTGCCGCAGGCATCAACGCGGACAAATCTCCAGCGACCATCAAGGCAACAGGCGACATCGAGCTTGCAGCAAGCTTCGTCGGAGACGGCTCCAACAAGTTCCAGGCCGAAGAAGGCGTTATCGAAAACGCCATCAGCGAGAGCACCAACGCAGGCTTCGCGGGTGCGGGCTACGTGAACTTCGGTACAGGCACATCGTCCGTAAAGGTGCCGGTCTATGCCGACGCTGCCGGCGAATACAAGCTCACTCTGACCTACGCAAACGGGAGCAATGCGGCCCGCAGCCTTTCCATCAAGGGCGAAGCCGGCGCCGCGCAGGAAGTCGAATTCGCGACGACCGCCAACTGGACCACCTACGTGACGAAGGATGTCTCCATCACGCTTCCGCTGGGCGCTAGCACCATCACGTTTGCGACCGTCGGCGGGAACGATGGTCCGAACCTCGACCAGCTGGAACTCACCGCAGTGAACGTGACCAAGCCCGATACCTCCGACACGACGACGGCAATCGGCCAGCTCGCGGAACCCCGCCTGGATTATACGGGCTCGACGCACGTGCGCCTCTTCAGCACGACCGGGAAACTGTTGCGTGAAAGTACCGGAGAGGCTATCAGCACGGCAGGCCTGCCCCGCGGAATCTACATCATGCAGGTGCGTGACGGCTCACGCAACATGCAAAAAACAATCCGCGTGAAGTAA
- the pelA gene encoding pectate lyase: MGKDWFGISVAAVLISGTAATFAADYTPPSTAVSKINSYRGYSELTDAASGMDIDQYTYNMTTWQISNGGFYKAMADKYKSAYTGGQKSEWRSKDGGDLGTIDNNATIQEMRLLAVRYKETTNSNYKSTFKSSFNKALNFILTMQRSTGGLPQVWPKRGNYSDHVTLNDNAMVRAMVTMMDIANRTSPFDSDIIDDATRNKMKSALDKAVDYLLKAQIVNNGNLTVWCAQHDTANYAPRPARAYELESKSGSESAGAVWFLMNWPEQTEAIQKAVKGAITWYKKTRVVGLYFNKKAGTFEQRDGNVLWYRFYEVNNDNYFFCDRDGASTKTQDFTKISEERRTGYQWAGDYGTALLSTEAAYLTALEKMQGTYVEPPPPAAMCGSDTCKVFIDGVDFTEIKGVKEASNLGFVGEGYANVDNEKGSYVTYGVTAEKDGKYTLYISFANGGSSARGYSVTIGDKTPIADGSMESTGGWTTWKSQSVEIELEKGYNELKFESLSSDGMANIDYIGWMDTTLHAGKVDASDTTTAIGTRGVRNTPVSVSDRYFVDFGTRANRAGVYLIRNGRTFRVNGKTTR; this comes from the coding sequence ATGGGAAAAGATTGGTTTGGAATTTCTGTAGCAGCCGTTCTGATTTCAGGAACGGCAGCCACATTTGCAGCGGACTATACACCGCCTTCTACCGCAGTATCGAAAATCAACAGCTACCGCGGCTACTCGGAACTCACCGACGCGGCGAGCGGCATGGATATCGACCAGTACACCTACAACATGACCACGTGGCAGATCAGCAACGGCGGTTTTTACAAGGCGATGGCCGACAAGTACAAGAGCGCATACACCGGCGGGCAAAAGTCGGAATGGCGTTCCAAGGACGGCGGCGACCTCGGCACCATCGACAACAACGCGACCATCCAGGAAATGCGCCTGCTGGCGGTACGCTACAAGGAAACGACAAACAGCAATTACAAGAGCACGTTCAAGTCGAGTTTCAACAAGGCTTTGAACTTTATCCTCACCATGCAGCGTTCCACGGGCGGCCTCCCGCAGGTTTGGCCCAAGCGCGGCAACTACAGCGACCACGTAACGCTCAACGACAACGCGATGGTGCGTGCGATGGTCACGATGATGGATATCGCGAACAGGACATCGCCCTTCGATAGCGACATCATCGACGATGCGACACGGAACAAGATGAAGTCCGCCCTCGACAAGGCTGTCGACTACCTGCTCAAAGCGCAGATTGTGAACAACGGAAACCTGACGGTATGGTGTGCCCAGCACGATACCGCAAACTACGCGCCTCGCCCCGCACGCGCCTACGAACTGGAATCCAAGTCGGGCAGCGAATCTGCAGGTGCGGTATGGTTCCTGATGAACTGGCCCGAACAGACCGAAGCCATCCAGAAGGCGGTCAAGGGCGCAATTACCTGGTACAAGAAGACCCGCGTCGTCGGGCTGTACTTCAACAAGAAGGCGGGGACTTTCGAGCAGCGCGACGGAAACGTGCTGTGGTACCGCTTCTACGAGGTGAACAACGACAACTATTTCTTCTGCGACCGCGACGGCGCAAGCACCAAGACGCAGGACTTCACCAAGATTAGCGAGGAACGCCGCACAGGCTACCAGTGGGCAGGCGACTACGGTACGGCTCTACTCTCCACCGAAGCGGCATACCTGACCGCACTCGAAAAGATGCAGGGAACCTACGTGGAGCCTCCCCCGCCGGCGGCCATGTGCGGGAGCGATACCTGCAAGGTATTTATCGACGGCGTAGACTTTACCGAAATCAAGGGAGTGAAGGAAGCGAGCAACCTCGGATTCGTGGGCGAAGGCTACGCGAACGTGGATAACGAAAAGGGCAGCTACGTGACCTACGGCGTGACCGCCGAGAAGGATGGCAAGTACACACTCTACATCAGTTTCGCGAATGGTGGCAGTTCTGCACGCGGGTACAGCGTTACGATCGGCGACAAGACACCCATCGCAGACGGCAGCATGGAATCGACCGGCGGCTGGACCACTTGGAAATCGCAGTCCGTCGAGATTGAACTCGAAAAGGGCTACAACGAACTCAAGTTCGAAAGCCTCTCGAGTGACGGCATGGCGAACATCGATTACATCGGCTGGATGGATACCACCCTGCACGCGGGCAAGGTGGACGCGAGTGACACCACGACCGCCATCGGCACACGCGGCGTGCGCAACACCCCGGTATCGGTAAGCGACCGCTACTTTGTGGACTTTGGCACCCGCGCAAACCGTGCGGGAGTGTACCTGATACGGAACGGCAGGACTTTCCGCGTGAACGGGAAAACAACTAGATAA
- the glmS gene encoding glutamine--fructose-6-phosphate transaminase (isomerizing): protein MCGIVGYIGQNEALPILVGGLKKLEYRGYDSSGIAVIEKDGISVVRASGKISALEDCLKTKVIHGHTGIAHTRWATHGAPTIANAHPHTSFDGKISIVHNGIIENYATLKAKLVSEGIQFKSETDTEVVAHLIARYYKGDLKAAVLKALALVEGTFGLAVVCMDEPDTLIGARRGSPLILGIGNGSEFFLASDVSAIINHTQKVVYLDDNDVVQIKNGDYSIVNMNSHEVQREVKDVEFDADAVAKGGFAHFMLKEIFEQPEVLRNTMRGRLLSAEGNAKLAGLDTNIRELRNINRIIITACGTSYYAGMVGEYMIEDLAGVPVEVEYASEFRYRNPIIKPGTLVLAISQSGETADTLAALKEAQQKGATALAICNGVGSTIARTSDGGVYLHAGPEIGVASTKAFTSQVTVLAMIALLLGRQRRLSFESGADIVKAMQELPGLVEQTLKLSDQIAGIAHQYVKANNFLYLGRHYNYPVAMEGALKLKEISYIHAEGYPAAEMKHGPIALIDENMPVVVIAPKDALFDKVISNVREIKARGGRVIAVTTEDCQPLDEFADHLIKVPKTIPMLMPIVTCVPLQLLAYHIAVLRGNDVDQPRNLAKSVTVE, encoded by the coding sequence ATGTGCGGTATAGTCGGTTACATCGGTCAAAACGAAGCTTTGCCCATCCTGGTCGGAGGCCTCAAGAAACTGGAATACAGAGGCTACGACAGCTCGGGAATCGCCGTCATTGAGAAAGACGGCATAAGCGTCGTCCGTGCATCAGGGAAGATTTCGGCCCTCGAGGACTGCCTGAAGACGAAGGTTATCCACGGCCATACCGGAATCGCGCACACCCGCTGGGCAACCCACGGCGCACCGACCATCGCAAATGCACACCCGCACACGAGTTTCGACGGAAAAATTTCCATCGTCCATAACGGCATTATCGAGAACTACGCAACCCTGAAGGCAAAGCTCGTTTCCGAAGGCATCCAGTTCAAGTCCGAAACCGATACCGAAGTGGTGGCACACCTTATCGCCCGCTACTACAAGGGCGACCTGAAGGCCGCGGTGTTAAAGGCCCTCGCCCTGGTCGAGGGCACTTTCGGCCTTGCAGTCGTCTGCATGGACGAGCCCGATACGCTTATCGGGGCACGCCGCGGCAGCCCGCTTATCCTCGGCATCGGGAATGGCTCGGAATTCTTCCTTGCAAGCGACGTTTCCGCCATCATCAACCACACGCAGAAGGTCGTGTACCTGGATGACAACGACGTAGTGCAGATAAAGAACGGCGACTATTCCATCGTCAACATGAACAGCCACGAAGTGCAACGAGAAGTCAAAGACGTGGAGTTCGATGCAGACGCCGTCGCGAAGGGCGGGTTCGCCCACTTCATGCTCAAGGAAATCTTCGAACAGCCCGAAGTGCTGCGTAACACCATGCGTGGCCGCCTGCTCAGCGCCGAAGGGAACGCCAAGCTCGCGGGCCTCGACACGAACATCAGGGAACTCAGGAACATCAACCGCATCATCATTACCGCTTGCGGCACGAGCTACTACGCGGGCATGGTCGGCGAGTACATGATCGAGGACCTCGCCGGCGTCCCCGTCGAAGTCGAATACGCCTCCGAATTCCGCTACAGGAACCCCATCATCAAGCCGGGCACGCTCGTGCTCGCCATCAGCCAGTCCGGCGAAACCGCCGATACGCTTGCTGCCCTCAAGGAAGCTCAGCAGAAGGGCGCCACCGCGCTTGCCATATGTAACGGCGTGGGCTCCACCATCGCCCGCACAAGCGACGGCGGCGTGTACCTGCACGCCGGTCCCGAAATCGGTGTCGCAAGTACCAAGGCGTTCACAAGCCAGGTGACCGTCCTCGCCATGATTGCTCTCTTGCTCGGCCGGCAGCGCAGGCTCAGCTTTGAGTCGGGCGCCGACATCGTCAAGGCAATGCAGGAACTCCCCGGCCTGGTGGAACAGACGCTCAAGCTTTCGGACCAGATTGCGGGCATCGCGCACCAGTACGTGAAGGCGAACAACTTCCTGTACCTGGGCCGCCACTACAACTATCCCGTCGCCATGGAAGGCGCATTGAAGCTCAAGGAAATCAGCTACATCCATGCCGAAGGTTACCCCGCCGCCGAAATGAAGCACGGGCCAATCGCCCTTATCGACGAGAACATGCCCGTAGTCGTCATCGCCCCGAAGGATGCGCTGTTCGACAAGGTCATCAGCAACGTCCGCGAAATCAAGGCACGCGGCGGCCGTGTCATCGCGGTCACCACGGAAGACTGCCAGCCGCTCGACGAGTTTGCCGACCACCTGATCAAGGTGCCCAAGACCATCCCCATGCTCATGCCAATCGTGACCTGCGTGCCACTCCAGCTACTCGCCTACCACATCGCCGTGCTCCGCGGCAACGACGTGGACCAGCCGCGCAACCTCGCGAAAAGCGTGACCGTCGAGTAA
- a CDS encoding FKBP-type peptidyl-prolyl cis-trans isomerase, giving the protein MKTKLIVAAGALAMLMTGCDQLCPGAASSKASLVTEKDSNSYAFGAHFANQVYQQLIARDSLELDVDIFVQAFRDRFSQDSSKVLMNDSMVFATLMNIQQKKQAELQKKDSIANEERKAANTAFFEQNKTAEGVVTTASGLQYKVITEGTGATPGDSDIVKVHYTGTLLDGKEFDSSVKRGEPLEFPINAVIPGWTEMLKLMKVGEKVTAWIPSDLAYGPFGRPPQIPGNSMLIFEMELIDTHAAEAPKAEEPKKPAKAKAAKPAAN; this is encoded by the coding sequence ATGAAAACTAAACTGATTGTTGCTGCCGGCGCCCTCGCTATGCTGATGACCGGCTGTGATCAATTGTGCCCCGGTGCGGCCTCCTCGAAGGCTTCCCTCGTTACGGAGAAGGATTCGAACAGCTACGCTTTCGGTGCCCACTTTGCAAACCAGGTTTACCAGCAGCTGATTGCTCGTGATTCCCTTGAACTGGATGTCGACATTTTTGTCCAAGCCTTTAGGGATCGTTTCAGCCAGGATTCCAGCAAGGTTCTCATGAACGATTCTATGGTGTTCGCTACCCTGATGAACATCCAGCAGAAGAAGCAGGCCGAACTCCAGAAGAAGGACAGTATTGCTAACGAAGAACGCAAGGCTGCTAACACCGCCTTCTTCGAACAGAACAAGACCGCCGAAGGCGTCGTGACGACTGCAAGCGGACTTCAGTACAAGGTCATTACCGAAGGTACCGGTGCCACTCCGGGTGATTCTGATATCGTGAAGGTCCACTACACGGGTACGCTTCTCGATGGCAAGGAATTCGATAGCAGCGTCAAGCGTGGCGAACCGCTCGAATTCCCGATCAACGCCGTGATTCCGGGTTGGACCGAGATGCTCAAGCTCATGAAGGTTGGCGAAAAGGTTACCGCATGGATCCCGAGCGACCTCGCTTACGGTCCGTTTGGCCGTCCTCCTCAGATTCCTGGCAACAGCATGCTGATTTTCGAAATGGAACTCATCGATACGCATGCTGCCGAAGCCCCGAAGGCTGAAGAACCGAAGAAGCCCGCTAAGGCAAAGGCTGCAAAGCCGGCTGCCAACTAG
- a CDS encoding S41 family peptidase: MNFFHKAILGLSCLTLLGMQACTTKSSDNPFKTTEIGEEDFENLPEDAKELYYTGWLLSVFYVNADTELGEFEDYYKQGTKNGFPTDYFEFPDVEYMFYSLSDNYTRYFSPRYAEQIINMLLYSEENVGIGVDIKEVTVPSCETGDDCDETQTKLVFKHVYPGAPAAKSGILKDDTLVTIDGVTPTNANMFQKLASGESGETTSIVVKRGEENRTYVVKFQEFLTPTVFVDMEDSIPVITITEFTDTTYLNTGTYGEFVNALEETKDAKATIIDLRGNPGGSVDQCMNATAELIDKNDTMAFMISHSIDTLTEDPIVDTLTWTASEDGIAKGRYFVFLADTGSASCAELMLVGAISNTKSPVVGLTTYGKGIGQSYLGTYANGIAGITSMRMLDKNKKIYHRYGIEPDYIEGDPDKAMEIAVKLAKERTAVRTKEYGSVDTGHFTLLKSRGLAGKADRPERGGAYKVIREKQQKPFPFK; encoded by the coding sequence ATGAATTTTTTCCACAAGGCTATTTTAGGGCTTTCTTGCCTCACATTGCTCGGCATGCAGGCCTGCACCACGAAATCAAGCGATAATCCGTTCAAAACCACAGAAATCGGCGAAGAGGATTTCGAGAACCTCCCTGAAGACGCAAAGGAACTCTATTACACCGGATGGCTGCTTTCGGTATTCTACGTGAACGCCGACACGGAACTGGGTGAATTCGAGGACTACTACAAGCAAGGAACCAAGAACGGATTCCCGACCGATTATTTCGAATTCCCCGATGTCGAATACATGTTCTACTCCCTGAGCGACAACTACACGAGGTACTTCAGCCCGAGGTATGCCGAGCAGATTATAAACATGCTGCTCTATTCCGAAGAGAACGTCGGTATCGGCGTGGACATCAAGGAAGTCACCGTACCCAGCTGCGAAACTGGCGACGATTGCGATGAAACCCAGACAAAGCTCGTCTTCAAGCACGTGTACCCCGGCGCTCCGGCAGCCAAGTCTGGCATCTTGAAAGACGACACGCTCGTAACTATTGACGGCGTAACTCCGACTAACGCCAACATGTTCCAGAAACTCGCATCGGGCGAAAGCGGCGAGACGACAAGCATTGTCGTCAAGAGAGGCGAAGAGAACCGCACCTATGTCGTAAAGTTCCAGGAATTCCTAACCCCGACCGTATTCGTCGACATGGAAGATTCCATCCCGGTCATCACCATCACGGAATTTACCGACACGACCTACCTGAATACCGGAACCTACGGTGAATTCGTCAACGCCCTCGAAGAGACCAAGGACGCAAAGGCGACAATCATCGACCTGCGTGGAAACCCGGGCGGAAGCGTAGACCAGTGCATGAACGCGACTGCCGAACTGATCGACAAGAACGACACGATGGCATTCATGATCTCGCACAGCATTGACACCCTGACCGAAGACCCCATTGTCGACACCCTCACGTGGACCGCATCAGAAGACGGCATTGCAAAGGGCCGCTACTTCGTGTTCCTCGCCGACACGGGAAGCGCGAGCTGCGCAGAACTCATGCTTGTCGGCGCCATCTCCAACACGAAGTCCCCGGTAGTGGGCCTCACCACATACGGCAAGGGAATTGGACAGAGTTATCTCGGAACATATGCTAACGGCATTGCAGGCATCACCAGCATGAGGATGCTTGACAAGAACAAGAAGATTTACCACAGGTACGGAATCGAGCCCGACTATATCGAAGGCGACCCCGACAAGGCAATGGAGATTGCCGTAAAGCTCGCAAAGGAACGGACTGCCGTACGTACAAAGGAATACGGCAGTGTCGATACGGGCCATTTCACTCTCCTGAAATCGCGCGGATTGGCCGGCAAGGCGGACCGTCCCGAACGTGGCGGAGCCTACAAGGTCATCCGCGAAAAACAGCAGAAGCCTTTCCCGTTCAAATAA
- a CDS encoding S41 family peptidase, with the protein MESTPAPDEYAYNYWLLQKTYLYGDELKKLPEEGDSIQVLYNALSDKYTRYTEPAKSEEVIESRNTSVITGDIGLEFWFNPDEEFPLSVRHVFPQSPADRAGVPKGGRVISINGIPLTGEDADITYTSVFNENADITLVIAFGDSTHTYEMTRETIYAPTVLVDTIGDYEVINIREFKLNTLDRENGTYGELAAHLDSTAHDKSIRILDLRNNPGGHVDQCIRMADLFVKKGTLSSRGWYVFSADGKRTKFESSREAKAGDPGESGKFIMLANERSASCAEIFIAAVRELTDIPLAGTTTFGKGIGQSSWNTVDGGLATITTLEFYTPKGNSYHGKGLVPDYPCTEGANIQCAIKAAEKHFGKGLKKLQGQKTVEEHSILRNIRQVEDVEGGAYDENFLFR; encoded by the coding sequence GTGGAAAGCACTCCCGCGCCCGACGAATACGCCTACAACTACTGGCTTCTGCAGAAGACATATCTGTACGGAGACGAACTAAAGAAACTCCCCGAAGAGGGCGATTCCATACAGGTTCTCTACAACGCGCTCTCGGACAAGTACACCCGCTATACGGAACCCGCAAAGAGCGAAGAAGTCATCGAGTCCCGGAACACAAGCGTCATTACCGGCGACATCGGACTCGAATTCTGGTTCAATCCCGATGAAGAATTCCCGCTCTCCGTGCGGCATGTATTTCCCCAAAGCCCCGCCGATCGCGCCGGAGTCCCAAAGGGTGGCCGGGTTATTTCGATAAACGGCATTCCACTCACCGGAGAAGATGCGGATATCACGTACACCTCGGTATTCAACGAGAACGCAGATATCACCCTGGTCATCGCTTTCGGCGATTCCACGCACACATACGAGATGACGCGAGAGACCATCTACGCGCCCACGGTTCTCGTAGATACCATCGGCGACTACGAAGTCATCAACATCCGTGAATTCAAACTGAACACGCTCGACCGAGAAAACGGCACCTACGGGGAACTCGCCGCCCACCTGGATTCCACTGCGCACGACAAGTCCATCCGCATTCTCGACCTCAGGAACAATCCCGGCGGACATGTGGACCAGTGCATCAGGATGGCGGACCTGTTCGTGAAGAAGGGAACACTGTCGTCAAGAGGCTGGTATGTATTTTCGGCCGACGGCAAGCGCACCAAATTTGAGTCCAGCAGGGAGGCCAAGGCGGGCGACCCCGGAGAGAGCGGCAAGTTCATCATGCTTGCCAACGAGAGAAGTGCCTCGTGCGCCGAGATATTTATCGCGGCAGTTCGCGAGTTGACCGACATTCCGCTTGCCGGGACGACCACATTCGGCAAGGGAATCGGGCAATCGTCCTGGAACACCGTCGACGGAGGGCTGGCAACCATCACGACGCTCGAATTCTACACCCCAAAGGGGAATTCGTATCACGGGAAAGGACTTGTGCCCGACTACCCCTGTACGGAGGGTGCGAATATTCAATGCGCCATCAAAGCAGCAGAAAAGCATTTCGGCAAGGGCCTCAAGAAGCTTCAGGGGCAAAAGACCGTCGAGGAGCACTCGATATTGAGGAATATCCGGCAGGTCGAAGACGTCGAAGGTGGCGCATACGACGAAAATTTTCTATTTAGATAA
- a CDS encoding leucine-rich repeat domain-containing protein, which translates to MNLLDIIAKAKSEKATSLDLSQKELRLLPPELFEIETLEELNLDRNKLVEIPDEIGKLKNLKSLSISENDLMELPETIGDLKKLEHLYLGYNSLSELPASVGNLVNLRTVNIAKNQMLDLPQEIGNWKKVVKLSLHDNMLSEIPASIGKMESLVKLYLDNNDLTSIPGTLGELSNLEILMVSGNSLGAVPSELGNLKKLRELVLDANQLSTLPESLAQCDSLETISVVENPMEGGIPRILLDKKGIKVDQ; encoded by the coding sequence ATGAATCTGCTCGATATTATTGCAAAAGCCAAGTCCGAAAAGGCCACCTCGCTCGACCTTTCCCAGAAGGAACTCAGGCTCCTTCCGCCCGAACTTTTTGAAATCGAGACACTCGAAGAACTGAACCTCGACCGCAACAAACTCGTCGAGATTCCGGACGAAATCGGCAAGCTCAAGAACCTGAAGAGCCTTTCCATCAGCGAAAACGACCTGATGGAACTCCCCGAGACTATCGGCGACCTCAAGAAACTCGAGCACCTGTACCTGGGCTACAACAGCCTTTCGGAACTGCCCGCCTCGGTCGGCAACCTTGTAAACCTCCGCACGGTGAACATCGCCAAGAACCAGATGCTCGACCTGCCGCAAGAAATTGGAAACTGGAAAAAAGTTGTAAAGCTTTCCCTGCACGATAACATGCTTTCCGAAATTCCCGCAAGCATCGGCAAGATGGAAAGCCTCGTGAAGCTCTACCTCGACAACAACGACTTGACATCTATCCCCGGAACGCTCGGAGAACTTTCGAATCTCGAAATCCTCATGGTGTCCGGCAACAGCCTCGGTGCCGTTCCCTCCGAACTTGGCAACCTGAAGAAGCTCCGCGAACTCGTACTCGACGCCAACCAGCTTTCGACACTCCCCGAGTCGCTCGCCCAGTGCGATAGCCTCGAAACCATCTCCGTCGTCGAAAACCCGATGGAAGGCGGCATCCCCCGTATCTTGCTCGACAAGAAGGGCATAAAGGTAGACCAGTAA